aaatttTGTGCAGTTCTGGCCCccatttaatatatatttttaaacatactaGCGTTGCAATTTGTTTTCTCCTCTTTCAACattatgtttaatttgtttttcatagGTAGACATATTTGTAATGTCCTGTAAACCTAATAATTTTCATATGAGGAAAAATTACAGTCAAActttgcatacattttttttaatttatcaggatttgtgttgtgaatttgtaCGTGCTTTAAATTTCTGACACTCCTAGGCCCAGATACTACCctccattaaaataaaaatgtgtaaatgtgggattttataaaagcaaataaaattgttccaattttttttttttagaaaatacacAAATGGATTTTGCAAGGTGAAAACTGGATATTTAGTTTCAATGTAAATCTTAAAATGACAGCATGACATTACTAGAAAAAGTTTTCTGTCAACTGACGAAACACAAGTGGAACTTTTTTGAAGGTTTGCTTTCTGTTACATTTGGTGTAAAAtcaacagcatttcagaaaagacCATCAAACTGACAAACATGGTGGGAGCAGTTCTGCTGTTTCAGAACCTAAAGAACCTGActtgaattctgctctctagcagaaaatcctgaaggagattGTTCAACTATCAGTTTGGGACTTTAAGCTCAGGCACACTTGGGTTATGCAAAAGATTATTTGATCAGGAACACACCAGAAATCGGTGGCAAAACCAGTTGGTAGGTTTAGGGGATGTATTGGTGAAGATTCTTACTcttccaggtcatgatcaataaaaaaaaaggtttaaaaaaaataaaacaactggacttctaatgtgaagctgaagacgtttcacttctcatccaagaagctttctctattcaaaatgtctggagtagtgtggagttccaagctttttAGACCTGCTGACGAGCCCTCGTTAGAGCCTGGATTCGCATGTAGATTAACCTGGAACTGATCGTGCCTCTCAATGGAGAGGCGTTAGGCCCATCATTTGCCTAGGGGACATATAttctttatacattttatatatactatataacATAGGGCAAGGCGGATTTGGGTCCCTTAATATAAAACCATTAGTATATGAAATCGTTAAAATGTGTGTTGTATATatattcaggttatctttactaagatttataaaaaaaatagctaattgtaatataaaaacaaaaataaataaatcaaaatcatAAATATGTGCTGGGAAACTCTAGAACGGGTGTCAGCCCCCAGGtccatatgtggtgccctcgagcctgttcaaaaaatagcacaaccctccagtgagctgcatataaaatgctattttattcagttgctcttcctttttaatcatacttgtatttacatagatttaaaagcattaaaaacgtgtttatattacataaagttcaggtgagctctgactctttagttcaaaggtcagtacaggtagcccttcgtatgaaacaaagtagctctcagtttcaaaaaggttggtgatctcTGCTCTAGAGCAAAGCACACACTTTGACAGGAACATTAAAACTGACATCACATGACCTAAGTTACTAAGATCAGTTTATTAGATGATTTGCATATAAACCCACACCCAACTCCAAATCACAACTTTATTAAAGTGCCAATGTGTGACAAAAGACAGCATGATGTGATACTTTCAGTagctcagataaaatgtaaacacTTGTGTTCCTGTTTCATTAACAAACTATTCTCTGAAACtcatttcttttcccttttcctTCCCTTTCACATCACCCGTAAAGATTCCCATTTCCATGAGAAAGTTCTCCCAAACTTGAAGGATCCTTAGAGTCTCTCTTTGTCAACCAGGGGTGGTTACGCGGGCCATCGCGTGCCTTATCATGTCTCTTGCATGAGCGTAGCGCTTCACGATCTGCCGCACATGCTCTTCTTCCTCGCGTTGCAAGATTCGCAGAAAGTTGTTCAGCTCAGGAAAGCTGAAGGCATCCCACTGCAAAGGTGaggcattttgttttaaaatctcacaaataaactgtaaaaacacCAGTTTACTCATCCTCACAGCGAAACAGGAAACTCACATTGACATCCCCGGTTTCGTTCTCCTTTAAAACCAGTTTCAAGGCTGACTCACTGGGGCCAGCACACAAGCGCAAAAACAGAGGGCGCTCGTCATCAGACAGCTTACGCATGAACACTGAAAGAAAACGCAAAAATTATGATGcacttttctcttttctgttttaaatccaTTCCTAATGTCAAAGGTGAATCCCACCTTGACTTTGCTTTTCAGCACTTTCAAACAAGGCAAACTTTGCCGGATTGTCCACCACAGTGAACTTGTTGAGCAACGCCTCGATGACTTCTCGCACCCGGGTTTCTGAGCTCACATGAAGGTGCTTTGCCGCATCTTTGGGGAGGTAGAAAGACGTCCGCCGCTTCGCCAGTCGGTCCTTttgatcctcctcctcctctgtccagCTCTGGCTCCGAGAAGGTGGTAGGGAGATGGGACGAAGTAACTGGAAGTGGACCTTTATGAAACCTGTGTATGTCCCATCTTTATTCTGTTAGAGATTTAGATTCGGTAGCGTTAGAGGGTCTAATttgcggagaaaaaaaaaaaaaaaaacaccagaatttGACGATACAGTTCAGAGATTCACATAAACCCATCCTCAGCATGAATTTCACCATCATTTATTTGAACTGTTTTTTGTTCTAGAagctcagcatgatgctgctactgCCATGCTTGACAGCCGGTACAGTGTACTTAGATTTGAAGTTAGGAATCCAGtcaaaatttgattttggaacATCGCTACTCTCCTGATTGCCATTATCTCAGTTTATGCTGAAGTTAAACTGGCTTCTCTGTAGACAGGGACACCACTGTTTCAGCAGAATTCGGTTTATGGCAGGCTTCAGCCCTCTCACGCCACTGAGAGTGACGGTTTGGGTCAAATCACTATAATCTGGACTCTAATCTGGCAGTTCTAGCAATTcttcaaaactgtttttagaatTTATGCAGTGGGCTAGCACGTAAACCCTGATCTCAAGGGTATTGGAAATGTATGCATGATGCTTAAATGCCAAGAGAGTGGTGaaatatccagccagaattACTCCATAATCTAGTTGACGGCTGCAAAAAAGGTTCAGATGCAATCATTAAAAGTCCAAAATCTACATGAGGTTCATGCTTCTGAATTATGTATGCAAACTTCTGACCGGGCCAGAACCCGGCTACTCCAGAACCAAATGTTCTGTGACTCACGTCCACCATGTAGAGATTGTTGTTAATCAGAGCGTTGTACTCCTTCACCTTCTGCTGAACCTCGACAACACTTAGCTCTTGTCTACCCAGTTCAGTCTTCTCATCCTGAAAGCCCAGAGGACAGAGGCAAAAAGGAAATTGGTGAAGAAGAATCAAGAATTACGGGAAACAACGAAGATAAATGCAAAACTGAAAAGCCGAGTTGAAACTAATTCAAAGCCTGATCAGTACACCCTTGTAAAATGTAGTTTTGGCCCCAGGAATATATCCTCCTGAATGTAGGATGAGGCACCTGGTTTACGACTCTCCGTCTTCTTTTTTGGACAaatttgttttagattattgTCACTACTTATTTCTAAGAACCTCCTCTAGACTCTCATTAATCTCTCCTCTCTTTGCTCTTTCCTTCATCTCCACCCTGACCATCAGGTCTGCTTCAATCACCTGTGAACAAAAGATTATCCTGAGGTTATATGGAATCTTCACAGGAGAAGATTTTGTAAgaaacctttttgtttcatttcatagttttttttgtgtttataattTTCTTTGAGAATTAAACACAGTAAATCTAAACTCTTATCcaactaaatgtatttttttaggtTCCACTCATACCTTCTTTAATATTTAGTTCATCCTTATAAGAGTTTCCTACCTACGTTCTAAAGCTTTGATTATCTGTTTAATTCTTTTTGTAGATCAGATTTTTAAAGACTTTGTGGCTCAAGTGGCCTTTATACCCAGTAATCAGACAGGAAATTGGTAGAGAGTGAAGGAAGGAAGAGATCAAGCAAAGGGCTCTTGGTCAGGAATCAGGACTAATAGACTCTGCATGTAATATTGCTTGCACTACCCCCAACAATATTCATTACAACACTCAAATCCCATTTACAGTTTAGTTTAATTGTAGATTAtgttctgaaaatattttatcGTATCATGCTTTCATTGATTCTAAAGCCTGTTTTTATCCAGACCATGACCCCttatcaaatgaaaataaatcagataaccagatttctttaaaatagACTATAGTAGAGCATGGAAAAAAATTACTGTAAATCTTCATTTGTCAAAACAGGTAAGAAACATGCCCAAGGTGGGTATGAACTGACACCCCCTTAGTCGTCCAATTTGGGACAAGCATGCTTTTTGTTTCAAGCCTGAGGTATCAAAGAATTTTATGATAATTTCCAAGAAACTGAATGGTTTTCTttcaaacagtttttcttcatgtttctAGTCTCTTCATTAGCTTTCAACATAAAGATTAATTCCACAGTTTTACTTGTTCCAGGATATTCTCAACTTCTCACAAAAGCCTCCGTTGTAATCTCAGCAGGGGGGTTATAGGCTAATCACAACCATGATGAGTGAcctcatttgtttaaaatacaggttctgctggattTTCCACAAGCTGAACTCTGGGTACGTTTTGCAAAGCTAAAGTGATGAGGTTTGGCCTATTGCACAGTCAGAAAGGAcactaaaagcaaaaatacaaaggaaaaaaaacgacCTTAAAGAATGTGACACCCATTGATGACAATGCCTTTcttataaaattacaaataaatagtATATAAAATAATTATGCAGCAAACACTCTATAAGCCACTGAGTGGGTGTTATAATGTAGCATTTTAAGGTTCAAACAGAAGGTAAACGTGAGCAATGTCTTACTAAATAGTGATTGTGTGTCAGTGTATGAAACGTCTCTTATTGCTGCCTTATAACTGATGAAGGATTTGTAAAGAGTTAAGAACTTAGTATGAATGAAATAAGGAAGGAAGGCATTGAAAAGGACCAAGAGTGGAAAGGCAGTTGGTCCTGATGATACATCTGTGAAGATATGGACGTGTTTAGGAGAGAACGCAGGAGAGTTTTTGACCAGGCTGTTCCATGAGATCTTAGAAAAGATGCCTGAGGAATGGAGAAGTACGGGTTAATTATTATCATCTGAGTCAGAACTGGCACTGATCTGATCATGTTATTCAGTTAAAGTCCAAGTTTGTTTAGAAATGTAtcgctttttatgtttttagctCTGCCTGCTTTTGTTTCTCTCCATTTCTACTCAGTAACAGCTCTTCTCCAAGTCACTTGCAATGCTCCCCTCTCCCCCTCACATTTTTAACCAGCAGCTTTAATTCAACCGTAGTAATGAGTTGAACAACATGCACTCTGAATCCAAATGTTAATATGTTTTATACTAGTGGAGGCAAATAAACTGCATGacatgcattttgttttgagtAGCTACATCCTGGAGGTGAGTTAAACGTGCTTAACAGACACAGGCAGCTCCTCTGCTCTGACCCACTGCTACCTCTGTCTGTCTCCCCTCTACATTAGACTAAACCAGTGGTCTTCTGGTGTCCTGCtccttttagatgtgtcccttatCCAAAACACCTCAATCAAATGGTTGAATTAGCTCCTGGGTATGCAGTCAAggtctccagagtcctgctactGACCTGATTATTTCACTGAGGTGagttgaagcagagtaacaaataaatgttgcatGACACTGGCCCTCTGGGACCGGAACAGAGAATAACTGGAGTAAGCCATTGTGCCAACTATAGCAGATGGAGGGGAGCATAAACCACATCCTTATTTTTTGTGGCAATTACTTTTAAtatccttttttcatttttagattGTTTAAATAGGTTCCTCTACTGATTAATTGGGGGTGGGGAGATATCTTGAAAAACTGTGGTTGCAGAATGCCTTTTTAAAGACACCTATTAAACTTCTTTCTTAAAGTAACACCACTTGAGCTCTTTTCCTTCTTCAGCACACCTGATTCAAGTAAATGGTCTTTATAAGGCCTTTATAGTTCCACAGCCTAACAGATAATTCACTCTTCTCAAGCACCTGTTatgggggaggaaaaaaatctaaaataccaAAGGACACCCACCCTGGAAGATTGGAATTGGACACCTCAGTTGTAGAACTAAGGAATCGATACTATGcacatatctgttttgttttttagggtAGATCAGGAGGGACTGGATCAAACAACGAGTTGGTCAGTAGCTGTGATCATATAGTGGTTATTCCTTTGTGTTGTGGTCGCAGCAACCCCAGTTTGAATCCGGGTCACGGTACAACAATGCAAAGGGCACTGCTTAAGTCCTTTAAGAAGAAAATTCTGGTcagtacagcaaaaaaaaaaaaaaaaaacagctctgctTCTTCTATGGTATTTAAAGATGGCGTGGCGTATATTTTTAAGATCTTTCCAATCTTGCTGCACAATGCGACATCATGGCTATGTGTTAATTAAGTAATTTGAATCACGTGTGGGAGCAGGAAACCATATAATGGGACCTGCCATTCAGGGCTACAGTGGGAAAACTCCGGTCCATGGAGTTTGGGAACAAAAACCTTGTAAATTTTTTGCTTGGTAACGGGTGTCCGAAATATATGCGGTCGCTCAGTCAGCTTTATACGCATGTGTGATCGCTGATCATGGTGTCTACGGAGGCTCTTTGATTGCTCAGTTGGTAGAGTGGAGAACTGTAAAGAGGTTTCCTGGACATCTTTAGGTTACTGGATCAACTCTGGATCAAAGGAATACCTTTTCAGCAGATATGATGCTTAGGTGAATACGCCAAATTATCACCACTTATCAAAGGTGAAAATTTTGCACAGAGTCCAAGAGGattatgtttgtattttttaatagtTTCTTTACATTCCTAACCTTTGTTAATTTCTAACTTTCTAGAGCATAGTGTAAAGACAAACATCATGTGTTCGGCTTGTCTAGATGAACGTTGTTGAGCCATGAATCTGATACTGTGTCGTGGCTGTAGTAGTGACAGGTGACAGAGAGCTGAAtcggggggctgaatacaacattttgaaaactatGTTTACGGTTATTTCCACTTCAAAATtaggcactactttgtgttgatctatctatctataaaactgaaattaaatctaTAAAAGTTTTTACCTGATGAAATTCAAGCGGAGAGATTTATTTTGCAAGGCAATGCATAACTGTGCTCTGTTTTGAACGTTTTGTCGTTCTTTACCACATTTGTGTCGGTCTCAATGGAGTCCTCACTGCAGTCTGCGTCCTCTGTTACCACACTTCCATGCGTGCTGCAGTCCAGCTGGATGAACGGTCGGCAGCGGTAGTGACAAGTGTAGCTGCAGTCTgaaggagaaaaacagaaatggaaTGAAGGTGCCGTTTTGGTTTTCTCTGTTTCGTTTTGACACTGGGTAGCGCCAgtcttttttattatattcaattcaattaaattctattttattgatgtagttccaattcacaacacatgtcatctcaaggcactttataaagtcgtctgcattgtcgatgactttgcagcaatccctcatactgagcatgcatgaagcgacagtgaaaaggaaaactcgcctttaacagggaggaaaacatccagcagaaccaggatcagattatatatattataccaTCGGTTCCTGCACTATCAGAGGAAGCTGTCGCCTCTTTGAGTGTAATTTCTTCAGTAGGATGTGGCCGATCGCACAGCAGAAACACCAGAAGtaaaaggaaacagaaacacaaaggcAATCCGTGGCCCTATCTGTAAAGAAATCCCGAGTTGAAACGTGAAACTGGATTTCACTGgaatttattaaacagaaatagGCAAAAGCAACATTAAACACAAACCCTTTCCAATGGGACCGAGGCAAAAGAATGTATGTTCAAAAGTCTTTGAAATAGAACAGATAAAGGAGAAAAGGTAGTTTAGTTTCCAAAATTAGACAGACACTGCAGTGCAGGAGCCATTACTTGCAAACATCAATTATGCATTTGTCTTGATCTGTTCCTGCAGAATACCTCAAAGTAAAATACAGTGCTGCCATGcctgtttcattatttttttattgctttaagACAACATGGGAACAAGGTGTACAATATCAGCCTTTAAAATTCTTTTAAAGTGTCGTCTTATTGACACTTTCACTTGGTAGATTAAAATAGACTCAGCCTTAAAATAGACATGATTTGGAGGAAGTACTCACTGGCACAGCGCAGGGACTGCTTATAGAGTCCCCAGATGAATTCTCCACACAGGTCACACCAGGTAAGATGTGTGTAGCCGTAGGGCTGGAAGTCATGGCCCACGGCACCCCCTCTCGCATGACGGACCGGTCCCTCGATGCTGACGCTGTCTCCAACCAGACGGACGACGCGGTGGAGGCTTGGCTGGCCCGGATATGCAGGCGCCGGGGCGATGTGTCCGGATGGAGCAGCCAGCTCGATGGTATCAGTCACACTGAGGTCCTTCAGCTCAATCAGCTCACAGTTAGTCATCCTGCCCTCGATGCAGAAACTGAAATCTCACGTAAGCCCTGGGTGTCCATGTGGGAGTACTGGTGTGTGTCCAGTCTTATGAGGAGACAGCAGAGTTGGATTTACACCTTTCCATCATATTGGAGCATCATTTCTGATTCAGTCCACTTCTAGAGTCAGGTAGCATCACAATTTGAAGCTACAAGAGACATATAAGAcaactaaaacattaaatggGTCTTACAAAAGCAACTTGGTGCATGAGTTTGATTTTGATGCAGATTTTCTCTAATACATGCAGTATCAACATTATAGTTAAAGTAAAACACCCACACAAATAGTTGTGTCACTTAGCAGGTTGTACCTGAACCACACTTTTTGCAACTATCAAGCTCGGAGTTTTAATCGTCCGCAGTCAACTTCTGTATCTTTTGTTAACCGTCCTTGTattaatatttcaataaaagcCCCAAATTGTTGAAATTCTTGTCAAACATGAATGTATGTAAACTATTGACAGTGTACTTTGTTTTAACATAAAGAACAGATTTAAATTGGTTTCTGTCTCCACCTTCAAAAGAGGCAAAACAAAAGACTAACGTTTGTAATCTTTCACAGTCCGTGTAGAGGAcattgtaaacattttttaagatgGTGGTCTGCTCAGatcagacaaaaactgaactCTGTGGCACGAAAGGCAGAACACTAAACTAGGGACAGGGCAGCAGTTGATGGGGATATAGATAGAGCAAAACACAGGGCAACACCAGAAGCCTGGAAAAGCCGTTTTGTGGAAACTCATCTTCCAGCAATACATAATtacatacagccagagcaacaATGAAATAATCACTTGATAAAATAGCCTGGATTGAAATCTAACTTAACGTGTAAGGCAATAAGGCAAGTATACGTTCACAGATGCTCTAAAGCCAATCcgactgagtttgagctattttgcaaagaacaatATGCAAAACATTGTCTTAATTAGTAAAGGACCTAGAGACATACCCCCCAAAATATTGCTGCTGTAAATACAGCAAAAGGAGGCTGTACAAGGCATTtactttttatacttttactttttaaacattttgaaaataaataatatttttccttccacttatgtgctattttgtgttgttaaaaaacagtaaaatactATGTTTTTCTTCCATATATGTTTGTGGTTACaaagtgataaaatgtgaaGAGTTTCAAAGTGTAAACATACTTTTGCAGTCCACTATATAATGcctatattacagaattcattAGATAGCAGAGAATTTATCTAAATTATTACTGTAAAAGTAGctataaataaaaccacaaaggaTAGTAAATTAAGAaacgttttttaaaaaaacatgtttttcttcaggTAGCTGATTAGTGATGTAGACTACTAAATTTACAGAAGATTTGTGAAAAGCCATACCATTCTGCTCCCACGTGTAGTAAATTGtatggtttttttttcatgtcaactgtttttcattttgaattGCCTGCCATTCTTTGTCAGATCTCtcttgaaaattatttttgtaatctcAACGAGAGCAACCtggaaaaataaaggttacatgcatacatacatacatacaaattAAATTCACTTATATTAGTAACGAGAAACCAAATCACTATTTTCCAACTTAATATAGAGAAGCCTCGAAAATGTTTACAGCAGCATCTAAAACTGCAGTGAACGTATTTTTCCTCTTCGGAGCCAATTTATTGTGACCAGAATAAGAACAACCCCGGGCTGTTGTCTGCCAAGTGGGTCACCACACGGTGCAATTATCCACGCAGGACAGCAACTCATTGTGAGCGACATCATCTAAACCTATGGTGCCATACTTGTTTATCGCCTTCTCGGACTTCTGCCTGCATC
The nucleotide sequence above comes from Fundulus heteroclitus isolate FHET01 unplaced genomic scaffold, MU-UCD_Fhet_4.1 scaffold_128, whole genome shotgun sequence. Encoded proteins:
- the rassf1 gene encoding ras association domain-containing protein 1 isoform X1; its protein translation is MTNCELIELKDLSVTDTIELAAPSGHIAPAPAYPGQPSLHRVVRLVGDSVSIEGPVRHARGGAVGHDFQPYGYTHLTWCDLCGEFIWGLYKQSLRCANCSYTCHYRCRPFIQLDCSTHGSVVTEDADCSEDSIETDTNVDEKTELGRQELSVVEVQQKVKEYNALINNNLYMVDNKDGTYTGFIKVHFQLLRPISLPPSRSQSWTEEEEDQKDRLAKRRTSFYLPKDAAKHLHVSSETRVREVIEALLNKFTVVDNPAKFALFESAEKQSQVFMRKLSDDERPLFLRLCAGPSESALKLVLKENETGDVNWDAFSFPELNNFLRILQREEEEHVRQIVKRYAHARDMIRHAMARVTTPG
- the rassf1 gene encoding ras association domain-containing protein 1 isoform X2 → MTNCELIELKDLSVTDTIELAAPSGHIAPAPAYPGQPSLHRVVRLVGDSVSIEGPVRHARGGAVGHDFQPYGYTHLTWCDLCGEFIWGLYKQSLRCANCSYTCHYRCRPFIQLDCSTHGSVVTEDADCSEDSIETDTNVNKDGTYTGFIKVHFQLLRPISLPPSRSQSWTEEEEDQKDRLAKRRTSFYLPKDAAKHLHVSSETRVREVIEALLNKFTVVDNPAKFALFESAEKQSQVFMRKLSDDERPLFLRLCAGPSESALKLVLKENETGDVNWDAFSFPELNNFLRILQREEEEHVRQIVKRYAHARDMIRHAMARVTTPG